CGGCTCGAAACCTATTCCCGATTTCCCTGGATTAGGCATTGAACTTAAAACTCTGCCTATCAACAAACAAGGCAAGCCGCTAGAAACAACTTTTGTTTCTGTCGCCCCTTTGACGGGATTGATCGGTGCGCGTTGGGAAAACTCTCACGTTAAACACAAACTCTCACGCGTGCTTTGGGTGCCCGTTATTGCCGAGCGCCATATTCCGGTGAAAGATCGTACTATTTGCACACCGTTTTTATGGTCTCCATCTATAGAAGAAGAACGACTTTTGGCGGACGATTGGCAAGAACTCACTGACATGATTGTGCTAGGTGAAGTGGAAAAAATACATGGTAAGCACGGACAAGTGCTACAATTACGGCCTAAAGCTGCAAACAGCAAAGTAAAAACCGCCGCATTTGACAAAAATGGTAAACCA
This window of the Thalassotalea atypica genome carries:
- the mutH gene encoding DNA mismatch repair endonuclease MutH, yielding MTSINIPQSEAELTARAHALSGLTLGEIAQQQNIEVPQNLLRDKGWTGLLLELVLGASAGSKPIPDFPGLGIELKTLPINKQGKPLETTFVSVAPLTGLIGARWENSHVKHKLSRVLWVPVIAERHIPVKDRTICTPFLWSPSIEEERLLADDWQELTDMIVLGEVEKIHGKHGQVLQLRPKAANSKVKTAAFDKNGKPFQTLPRGFYLKIPFTQMLITKNLII